The genomic region TAAACGCTCCTTTTCTTAAGTTATTAAAAATTATTTTATTTTGAATTCATAAAATAATGTTTAGCTTTTGATGTATATTCCCATCCAGACCATAAAGTCAAAATTATTGGTATAAGCATAAGATAAAAATTATACCATTGATTTCCTACTACAATCATTATTAGAATAACTATCATCTGACTTGTTGTCTTATATTTTCCAAGTTTTCCTGCTGGAATAACCTCACCTTTAGCAGCAGCAAGCATTCTTATTCCACTTATAAGAAATTCTCTTGCTATTACTATTATTGACATCCAAGCTGGAATGTATCTCAGTTCAACAAAAAGCACCAGAGCGGAGATGACTAGTATCTTATCTGCCAATGGATCCATAAGTTTACCAAAGTCAGTTACTAAATTATACTTTCTAGCTAAATACCCATCAAAAAAATCTGTCAATGAAGCTACTACAAACAACGCAAAAGCTATCATTCTATATACAAAACCTTCAGCGTTTGATTCCTGAAGAAAATATATGAAAGGCACAGCCAATACTAATCTTATAAAAGTTAACTTATTAGGTAAGTTCATAATTTGATATCCTCCATAGAATTTATTATTTACTGCTCATTTTCAACTATTGGTCCTATAAAATCATAATCAAAATTTTGTTCTAACTTAACTTTGACTATTTCTCCAGGTTTTGCTGTTCCATCATTTGTAAGCACTTTGCCATCTATCTCAAGAGCTTGACCTTTTGTTCTTCCTTCCAATAAATATTCACTTTCAGAAGAAACTCCATCTATCATTACTTCTACAACCTTTCCTAACATATTCCTGTTTTTATTTTCAGCAATTTTGCTTTGAAGATTTGTTATTTCTACCCATCTTTTTTCTTTTATTTCCTCTGGAACTTGATTTTCCATATCATAAGCCTTTGTATCTTCTTCTCTTGAATATTTAAAAACTCCAACATAATCAAATTTATATTCTTCAATAAAAGCTTTAAGTTCTTCAAAATTTTCCTCAGTTTCACCTGGAAAACCAACTATAACTGCTGTTCTTATCACTGCATCTGGTATTTCTTTTCTTATTCTATTAAGTATTCCTTTAATATGGTCTCCAGATTTAGCTCTCCCCATCTGCTGAAGTATATTATCCGATATATGCTGAACAGGGATATCAAAATATTTACATATTTTTTCCTCTGTCTTCATAACATCTATAAGTTCATCAGTAAGAGAATCTGGAAACATATAATAAGTTCTAAGCCATTTTAAACCATCTATTTTTACTAATTCTTTCATCAATCTTGCCAAAGACTTCTCTTTATATAAATCTATTCCATACTCAGTAGTTTCCTGAGCTAAAAGATTAAGTTCTCTCACTCCTGAAGCTACAAGTTTATTTGCTTCTTTAAGTATATCTTCGATAGTTCTGCTTCTCAAGTTTCCTCTTAATTGCGGAATTATACAGTAAGTGCATTTTCTATCACAGCCTTCTGCTATTTTTAAATAAGCTGTATGAGAAGCTGTAGTTAAAACTCTGTCAGTCTCAGAATCTGCTAAAAAATCCATTTTTGAACTTTCTACAACTCTTTTATCTGCCAGTACTTCTTCTATCACTTTTTCTATCTTATCAATTTCACCAGTTCCAATTACTGCATCAACTTCTGGGAGCTCTTTTAGTATTTCCCCTGCATATCTTTGTGCCAGGCATCCAGTTACTATTATTTTTTTCAAATTTCCATTTATTTTTAAATCACTAACTTCTAGGATAGTTTCAATTGATTCCTTTTTTGCATCTC from Fusobacterium sp. harbors:
- the rimO gene encoding 30S ribosomal protein S12 methylthiotransferase RimO, with product MKFALISLGCSKNLVDSENFIGILVNKRGFEVTSELGEADIIIVNTCGFIGDAKKESIETILEVSDLKINGNLKKIIVTGCLAQRYAGEILKELPEVDAVIGTGEIDKIEKVIEEVLADKRVVESSKMDFLADSETDRVLTTASHTAYLKIAEGCDRKCTYCIIPQLRGNLRSRTIEDILKEANKLVASGVRELNLLAQETTEYGIDLYKEKSLARLMKELVKIDGLKWLRTYYMFPDSLTDELIDVMKTEEKICKYFDIPVQHISDNILQQMGRAKSGDHIKGILNRIRKEIPDAVIRTAVIVGFPGETEENFEELKAFIEEYKFDYVGVFKYSREEDTKAYDMENQVPEEIKEKRWVEITNLQSKIAENKNRNMLGKVVEVMIDGVSSESEYLLEGRTKGQALEIDGKVLTNDGTAKPGEIVKVKLEQNFDYDFIGPIVENEQ
- the pgsA gene encoding CDP-diacylglycerol--glycerol-3-phosphate 3-phosphatidyltransferase; this translates as MNLPNKLTFIRLVLAVPFIYFLQESNAEGFVYRMIAFALFVVASLTDFFDGYLARKYNLVTDFGKLMDPLADKILVISALVLFVELRYIPAWMSIIVIAREFLISGIRMLAAAKGEVIPAGKLGKYKTTSQMIVILIMIVVGNQWYNFYLMLIPIILTLWSGWEYTSKAKHYFMNSK